Proteins co-encoded in one Arachis hypogaea cultivar Tifrunner chromosome 13, arahy.Tifrunner.gnm2.J5K5, whole genome shotgun sequence genomic window:
- the LOC140177522 gene encoding uncharacterized protein produces MDLYVETTDLRHHLNNFKSRMYLANTFDTTRCKAFPTTLTKAAMKWFDNLPPRSLTCFDDLVKKFLTRFSIQNDKVKHALSLLGFKQEVGETLRDYMERFNKTFLEIQNLPTEAVIMRLINGLKEGPFSQSISKRHPTFLYENVIEKQARKDLLERYLAERLDDQRKRKRDEDGGRQEHLPHTPERHIHMINGGFDKGGISNFSRKRHLKEVYQVRKDNKIPDLPTISFIKENAQGVTLVHDDSVVITMIIVNANLHRTLVDQGSSVDILFKPTFDKLGLEEKDMKKRIYLFGLGDTPI; encoded by the exons ATGGATCTCTACGTTGAAACAACCGATCTGAGGCATCACCtcaacaatttcaaaagtcggatgtacttaGCTAATACTTTTGATACAACTcgttgcaaagctttcccgacaacCCTGACCAAAGCTGCAATGAAATGGTTTGACAACTTACCTCCTAGGTCGTTAACTTGCTTTGACGACCTGGTCAAGAAGTTTCTTACTAGATTTTCAATACAAAATGACAAGGTGAAGCATGCTCTAAGCCTGCTAGGGTTCAAACAAGAAGTCGGAGAGACACTCCGAGACtatatggagagattcaacaaaacgttCTTGGAAATACAAAATTTACCTACGGAAGCAGTGATAATGAGGTTGATTAATGGCCTTAAAGAAGGGCCGTTCTCCCAATCTATATCCAAGCGACACCCGACTTTCTTGTACGAA aatgtcatagaaaaacagGCCAGGAAAGATCTGTTAGAAAGGTACCTGGCCGAGAGATTAGATGAccaaagaaagaggaaaagagaTGAGGACGGAGGACGGCAAGAACATCTCCCGCATACTCCTGAACGCCAcattcatatgataaatggagggtTTGATAAAGGAGGAATCTCAAATTTTTCACGTAAAAggcatctcaaagaagtatatcaagtCAGGAAAGACAACAAAATTCCCGATTTACCAACCATCTCGTTCATCAAAGAAAATGCTCAAGGGGTGACACTTGTCCACGACGACTCGGTAGTGATAACAATGATCATCGTCAATGCAAATCTCCATAGAACcttggtggaccaaggaagctcggtgGATATACTGTTTAAGCCTACTTTTGACAAACTCGGGTTAGAAGAAAAGGATATGAAGAAAAGGATATACCTCTTCGGGCTGGGGGACACGCCGATCTGA
- the LOC112737870 gene encoding diacylglycerol kinase 1 — protein sequence MAYKNNIGGMKDFSIPDYILVPGAKIRNDYYIPECPLIVFINSKSGGQLGGELLTTYNSLLNKNQVFDLGSNAPDMVLHRIYSKLEKLKHNGDTFAAEIQKRLRIIVAGGDGTASWIIGVVADLKLHRPPPVATMPLGTGNNIPFSFGWGRKNPGTDKEAVMSFLNQVKDAKELKIDSWHVIMRLKTPKEGSCEHIAPVELPHALHTCHPVSPTDKLNLEGYHTYRGGFWNYFSIGMDAQVSYKFHSERKLHPERFKHQLYNQSCYLRLGCTQGWFFAPLKSSAWKIAQLATVKIMKKHGQWEDLNIPQSTRSIVCLNLPSFAGGLNPWGTPNRKKSINRDLTNPYVDDGLFEVVGFRDAWHGLLLLAPKGHGTRLAQTSRIRFEFHKGEADFTFMRIDGEPWKQPIPKDDDGRVVVEISHHGQVTMLATSSCQCKSMHDPSSSSTPATSQGEEEFSTTDDSSSENSEQRRKFGAADTFKYTDAIQSLKLD from the exons ATGGCTTACAAGAATAACATTGGAGGAATGAAGGATTTTTCCATTCCGGATTACATACTCGTCCCCGGAGCAAAGATTCGCAATGATTATTACATACCAGAATGCCCTTTGATAGTTTTCATAAACTCCAAAAGTGGTGGTCAGCTTGGTGGCGAGCTTCTTACTACCTACAATTCCCTCCTCAACAAAAATCAG GTTTTTGATTTGGGATCAAATGCTCCCGATATGGTGCTGCATCGGATTTATTCCAAGTTAGAAAAGTTAAAGCACAATGGAGATACTTTTGCTGCTGAAATTCAAAAAAGATTGAGAATAATT GTTGCAGGTGGAGATGGTACGGCGAGCTGGATTATCGGAGTTGTCGCCGATCTTAAGTTGCATCGGCCACCACCAGTTGCAACAATGCCATTGGGAACCGGAAACAATATCCCCTTTTCATTTGGATGG GGAAGGAAAAATCCTGGTACTGACAAAGAAGCTGTTATGTCATTCCTGAATCAAGTAAAAGATGCAAAGGAACTGAAAATAGACAG CTGGCATGTTATAATGAGATTGAAGACTCCAAAAGAAGGTTCTTGCGAGCATATTGCGCCTGTTGAGCTGCCGCATGCTCTGCATACATGTCATCCTGTCTCTCCAACAGATAAACTAAACTTG GAGGGTTATCACACTTACCGTGGGGGATTTTGGAATTATTTTAGCATTG GAATGGATGCTCAAGTATCATATAAATTTCATTCTGAAAGGAAGTTGCATCCTGAAAGGTTTAAACATCAGTTATATAATCAG AGTTGCTATTTGAGGCTTGGTTGTACACAAGGATGGTTCTTCGCTCCTCTGAAATCTTCGGCATG GAAAATTGCTCAGCTGGCAACGGTTAAGATAATGAAAAAGCATGGTCAGTGGGAAGATCTAAATATACCACAAAG CACACGGTCAATTGTTTGCCTTAACTTGCCCAGTTTTGCTGGTGGACTAAATCCTTGGGGGACACCAAACAGAAAGAAATCAATTAAC AGGGACCTTACTAATCCTTATGTGGATGATGGCTTATTTGAGGTGGTTGGTTTTAGAGACGCATGGCATGGTCTTCTTTTGCTTGCACCAAAGGGGCATGGGACTCGTTTGGCACAG ACGAGTAGAATCCGTTTCGAGTTTCATAAGGGTGAAGCGGACTTCACATTCATGAGGATTGATGGAGAGCCATGGAAACAACCCATCCCTAAGGATGATGATGGCAGAGTAGTTGTTGAAATATCTCACCATGGACAAGTGACGATGCTTGCCACCTCATCATGCCAATGTAAAAGTATGCATgatccctcctcctcctccacacCTGCTACAAgccaaggagaagaagaatttAGCACCACCGATGACTCTTCATCAGAAAACTCCGAACAGCGACGCAAGTTTGGTGCAGCTGACACATTTAAATATACCGATGCCATTCAATCGCTTAAGTTAGATTAG
- the LOC112737871 gene encoding uncharacterized protein: MLQQGRPQGHWRRRGEARDGGPHGGGAEARGPVVVEMFSSQGCATSPAAELVLSRLGRGDFGLEVPVVVMTFHVDYWDYMGWKDPFGSSQWTVRQKAYVEALGLDTLLTPQIVVQGKVHCVGNDENALIHCITSAPRFPSPTFQATFTRPTPDSLQVSLKGTLRTKVDNQGANVMVALYESGLVTDCPRGENKGRVLSNDYVVRRLEKLCTVKDISVKKTVSGTVNFPLWEGFNGSKCGLAVFVQSRSYQIFGSQSFRLPDGI, encoded by the exons ATGCTTCAGCAAGGGCGGCCGCAGGGACACTGGCGGAGACGTGGAGAGGCACGTGACGGCGGACCTCACGGCGGAGGAGCAGAAGCGCGGGGACCAGTTGTGGTGGAGATGTTCTCGTCGCAGGGGTGCGCGACGTCGCCGGCGGCGGAGCTGGTGTTGTCGCGGCTGGGGAGAGGTGACTTCGGGCTGGAGGTGCCGGTGGTGGTTATGACGTTCCACGTGGACTATTGGGATTACATGGGCTGGAAGGACCCGTTTGGGTCCAGCCAGTGGACCGTTAGGCAGAAGGCTTACGTGGAAGCTCTTGGGCTTGATACCCTGCTCACGCCTCAGATTGTGGTTCAGGGAAAAGTTCACTGTGTTGGAAATGACGAGAATGCCCTCATTCATTGCATCACTTCTGCCCCTAGATTCCCTTCTCCTACGTTCCAG GCTACTTTCACGAGGCCTACACCAGATTCATTGCAAGTGTCTCTAAAAGGAACACTGAGGACCAAGGTGGATAATCAAGGTGCCAATGTGATGGTAGCTTTATATGAAAGTGGTTTGGTCACGGACTGTCCGAGAGGGGAGAACAAAGGGCGTGTTctatccaatgactacgttgttAGAAGACTCGAGAAGCTCTGCACTGTCAAAGACATATCCGTGAAAAAGACGGTTTCTGGAACTGTTAATTTTCCGTTGTGGGAAGGATTCAACGGCAGCAAATGTGGTCTTGCTGTTTTTGTACAGAGCAGGTCTTACCAGATTTTTGGTTCACAAAGTTTTCGGCTGCCGGATGGTATATGA